Genomic segment of Cronobacter dublinensis subsp. dublinensis LMG 23823:
GAGCGCAGCCATGAACGGCCACGCTTTCCCTGCGGCGCTCGACGCGCTGCCCGCCGCCCTGCTGTTTTACGATAAAGACGAGCGGCTGGTCGCCTGGAATGTCCAGGTCAGCCACTTTTATCCGGGCATCGTCGGGCATCTCACGCCTGGCGCGACGCTAAGCGCGCTGGCGGCGGAGTTCGTCAACACCGGTTTTCAGACCGACAGCCGCAGCCGTGACGCGCTGATCGCCTCGCTGCTCGCCAACTGTCGTCAGGACGGCCACTGCGAAGTGCGCCAGCTCCATGCGCGGCGGCTGTTTATTCAGCATCAACGCACTGCCGACGGCGGCATTATCAGCCTGCACACCGATATTACCGCGCTGGATAGCGTGCAGAGCACGCGCCAGCTGCTGCATGACGATTTCCTGCTGGCCGCCGAGTCGATACATATCGGCATCTGGGACTGGCAGATAACCACCGACGTCATGCATCTTAACGACGCCTTTCTGAACCTGCTGGGCGAGCCGCGCGGGCAGCTGCAGCACAACAGCCGCTTTTTACTGGGGCTAATCCATCCCGAAGACCGGGATCTGCTGAAAAACGCCATGCAGCGCGCCAGCGAGCATCAGATGCCGGTGTTCGAATGCGAAATTCGCGTGCAGCACCGCAGCGGCAACTGGCTCTGGATGCTGCTTTCCGGGCAGATCATCGCGCTGACCGTCACCGGCGAAATCGAACGCTTAATCGGCACGCTCCAGGACATCACCCGGCGTAAAGAGGCGGAGCTGATTTCCCGCGAGGCGGCCAACGCCGCGCGCGCCGCGAATGAAGCCAAAAGCGCGTTTCTGGCGAACATGAGCCATGAGATCCGCACGCCCATGAACGGGATCCTCGGCATGACCCAGCTGTGCCTTGATACCGAACTTGACGACGAACAGCGCGAATATCTCTCGCTGGTGATGAGCTCCGCACAGTCGCTGCTGCATATCATCGATGACATTCTCGATTTTTCCAAAATCGAGGCGGGCAAAATCGTCCTGCATGAAGAATATGTCGCGCTGCGGCCCTTTATTCAGTCGCTGGTGCGCCCGCTGATGCCGCTCGCCAGCGAAAAACAGATAGAACTGCTGGTCGATGTGGACGAGCGTGTGCCGGAGATGATGCGCGTTGATGTGGTGCGCCTGCGTCAGGTGCTCACCAATCTGCTCAGCAATGCGCTGAAATTCACGCCTCAGGGCGAGATCCTTCTCGCCGTCGCGCCCGGCGCGCAGCCCGACGAATGGCGTTTTCGGGTGCGCGACAGCGGCATCGGCATTCCGCCGGAAAAACAGCAGGTGATTTTCGAAGCCTTCAGCCAGGCCGATACCTCGACAACGCGCCGTTACGGCGGCACGGGGCTGGGGCTGACCATTTCCGCGCGGCTGGTGGCGATGATGGGTGGCCAGCTGACGGTCGCGAGCGAGGCAAACCAGGGCAGCGAATTTAGCTTTACCCTGCCGCTGCAAAGCGCGGCGCAGACGACGCCGGACGTGCAGCCGCTGACGCACTTCACCGGCGAGCGGGTGCTGGTCGTTGACGATAACGCCACTAACCGCCGTCTGATGCATGCCATGCTCAGCCAGCTTGGCTTAAACCCAGTCTGCGTTTCTGGCGCTGCGGGCGCGCTCGCCCTGCTGGAGCGCGACAGCGATTTCCCGGTGATCGTGCTCGACGCGCAGATGCCGGAGATGGACGGCATTTCGCTGGCGCTGGAGATCTCCGTGTTGCCGCAGGCGTCGCGCAGCAAAATTATCATGCTCAGCTCCATGAGCCGCGACCTTGACCTCTCGACGCTGCGCCGCACCGGCATTGCCTGGTATCTCAATAAACCGGTCGATCAGCAGGAGCTCGCCCGGGCGCTCGGCGAAGCGCTACGCCCCGATCCGGCGACGCCCGCGCCGGTCGCCCCTGCGCCCGCGCCTGTACTTGCCGAGAGCGCGCCGATGCGCATTCTGCTGGCGGAGGATAACCCGGTGAACCAGCTGCTCGCGGTACGGCTGCTTGAGAAACTCGGCCATGAGTGCGTGACGGTCGATAACGGCCTGCTGGCGCTGGATCAGTGGCGTCAGGGCGGCTGGGATATTCTGCTGATGGATTTACAGATGCCGGTGATGGACGGCGAAGCGGCCATTCGCGCGCTGCGTCAGGAAGAGGCGCAGCGCGGCGGGCATCAGGCGGCGATTGTGATGACCGCGCATGCGATGCAGGGCGATAAAGAGCGCTGTCTCGCGATGGGCTTTGATGGCTACCTGTCCAAACCCGTCGCCCTGGTAGCGCTTGCCGATGAGCTGTCGCGTTTCTCGCCCGCCACGCTTCCCCCGCCGCCGGACGGCCTGCCAGACAGCGCGCAACTGCTGGCAGCGTTCGATGGCGATCTGGGGCTGCTGAAGGAGCTGCTGGGCCTCTTTAGCGAAGGCTTTGACGAACTGGCGGGGCTGCTTGACGCGGCGCTCGCCACTGGCGACGGCCAACAGGCCCACCGGCTGGCGCACAAGCTGCGCGGTGAAGCGGCGACGTTCGGTTTTGAAGGGCTCACAACGCTATTGCAGGAGATAGAAAGCCAGGAGCCCGACGCATCAGCGGCGCAACGCGAGGCGTGGCGTCAGGCGCTCGCGACGCAGCAGCGTCGGGTGCGTGAATTCCTGATCCAACTGCTGGAGGGGTGATGAAACAACTGGCCTGTGCGGTCTGTCTGCTTACCAGCGGCGCGGGGTATGCCAGCCCTACGCCTTCTGTACCGGTGCCGGTGAGCTGGTCGCTTGCGGGCGACTGGCGCGCCCACGACGGCAACGACGCCGCGTTTGTCGGCCAGCAAGGCCCGGTTCGCGACTGGCGCACACTGCGCGTGCCGTCGAACTGGTATACGCAGGGGCTCGATCATCAGGGCGTGCTCTGGTATCGCCATGAATTCACCCTCCCGCCGCTGCCCGCGGACACCATGGCGACGCTACAATTTGACGGCGTCGATTACTACGCCGACGCCTGGCTGAACCGTCAGCCGCTCGGCAAACATGAAGGCTACTTCCAGCGCTTCGCGTATGACATCAGTGATAAGTTACAACGTCACAACAGGCTCGCGGTGCGCGTCGACAGCCCGTTTGAAGATCCGAAGACTATCTGGCCGTTGCATAAAACAATGGTCAAAGGCGTTCTCAATCAACACGATACCCGCCCCGGCGGCGCCTGGTCGCCGCGCGGTCAGGACGCTAACTCCGGCGGGATCTGGGCGCCGGTGCGGCTGCATCTGAGCCGTGGCGTGACGGTCGATAACCTGATCCTGCGCCCCGACTGGCAACAGGGCCTCGATAAACCGCAGCTGCGCGTCGAGCTGGTCTACCGCGCCACCACGGCGCGCGAGGTGGATTTAGTCTTGCGCGCCCGTCCGGCGAATTTCGCAGGCGAGCATTTTAAGCAACAGCAGAAAGTGCGGCTTGAAGCCACGGGCACCACGCCGCAGCGCCTCACGTTTACCCTGCCGATGGAGCGCGCCAGACTCTGGTGGCCAAAAGGCTATGGCTTTCCGCACCTTTATCGCGTCAGCGCGACCTTCAGCGATGACCAGGGCGTGATGGAGCAAATTGCGAGCCGTACCGGGCTGCGCCAGATTGTCGAACAGCCTGACAATCAGGGCTGGGTGCTGAATGGCAAGCGGATTTTTATCAAGGGCAGCAACTACATCGGCTCGCCGTGGCTGAGCGAGATGGATGAGAAAAAATACCGCCGCGATATCCAGCTGGTGCTCGACATGAATGCCAACGCCATTCGCGTGCACGGGCATGTCGCCGGGCGTCCGCTCTACCGGATGGCCGATGAGATGGGGCTGATGATCTGGCAGGATGTGCCGCTCCAGTGGGGCTATAACGACAGCGAGGCATTTGCTGAAAACGCCGCCCGCCAGAGCCTGGAGATGACCGAGCAGATCGGCAATTCGCCTGCGATTATCGCCTGGGGCGGTCACAACGAGCCGCCGTGGAACTCGCCGTGGATGGAAAAGCGTTTTCCTGACTGGAACAACAACCTTAACCGTGTGCTGACAGAGCGCGTGGCGGATGCGCTCGCCAAAGATGACAGCCGCATCGTTCACCGCTATTCCGCCGTGGAAGAGCATTACTGGCAGGGCTGGTATTTCGGGGTAATGACCGATGTGCTGCAACCGGCGAAAACGGGCATCATCACGGAATTTGGCGCGCAGGCGCTGCCGAAGCTCTCGACGCTTAACACCATTATCCCTGCCGATAAACGCTGGCCCGCCTCGACAAAAGCCGACGATCCTGACTGGACAGTGTGGAAATACCATAACTTCCAGCCGTTCCAGACGTTCGGCTTTGCCAAAATTCCGCGCGGCGAGAATATGGAGCAATTCATCCATAATACGCAGAAATATCAGGCCGATCTGGTGGGCCTCGCGGCGGAGAGCTATCGCCGTCAGCGCTATCAGCCCGTCACCGCCCTGTTCCACTTTATGTTTGTCGAGACCTGGCCGTCGATTAACTGGGGCGTGGTGGATTATCTGCGCCAGCCGAAGGCGGGCTATTACGCGCTGCAACGCGCCTATCAGCCGCTGCTGCCGTCCATCGAGCCGGTGACCCTAAACTGGCGGGCCGGGACGCCAGGCGTGATTAAATTATGGACAGTAAACGATAGTTTTTCCGCCTGCGACGGGTGTACACTGCGCTGGCGCGTGAAAACGCCCGGCGTGACCGGGCAGCAAGAGAGCAAGCCGATGACCATCCCGCCTGACAGTGGTCGCCAGGTGGCGCAGCTGACGTTCACTCCTACCGCCCCAGGCGCGCTGCGTATTGAGTACGAAATCCTTGATGCGCAAGGCAAAATGGTCGGTCGTAACTTCTACGAGACCACCGTTGCGCCCTGAGGCGTCGTAGTCCTGTACGGTTAACTGGACGCCCCGTGGCGTTCAGTCTCTTCTTAAACTCTTTGCCGCCCGGTTAAAGAGCGATAGCGATTTGCTAAACTTAGAGAATCTTAAACAAAAGCCGCTCTGGAGGTACGTATTAGCATGTTTCAACAGACAACACGCTTACCTTTCACAGAGGAGTTAGCTGAAAAGGTGCGTATGGACCCTGAATCTGGCGAACTAATCCCGGATACCCGCGATGTCGAGCCGCAGCCTGAAACGATCGAGGGCATGCCCGCCCCTGACGCGCTGACGCCCGCCGACCGCTACTTAGAGCTGTTTGAGCATGTTCAGGCCTCCCGTATTTTCGCGGACAGTAAAACGTTCCCGGACTGCGCGCCGAAAATGTCGCCGCTGACCATCCTGATGAACTACCGTCAGGCGAGACGTCAGCCAGGCTTCGACCTGCGCCGCTTTGTCGAAGAGCACTTCTACTTTCCGGTGATTAATACCAACCCGTATGTGTCAGACCCGAACCGGACGCTGACGGAGCATATCGACAATTTATGGCCCATCCTGACCCGTCAGCCGCATGAGCATCTGGAGAACTCGTCTCTGCTGCCTCTGCCGCAGGCCTACATCGTGCCGGGCGGGCGCTTTACCGAGACCTATTACTGGGACTCCTACTTCACCATGCTCGGCCTTGCCGAAAGCGGCCGCCACGATATGCTGCGCTGCATGGCGGATAACTTCGCCTGGATGATTGAAAACTACGGGCATATTCCGAACGGTAACCGCACCTATTATCTGAGCCGCTCGCAGCCGCCGGTGTTCGCGCTGATGGTAGAGCTGTTCGAAGAGGACGGCGTGCGCGGCGCGCGGCGCTATCTGGATCACCTGCTGATGGAGTACGCGTTCTGGATGGACGGCGCGGAAAACCTCGAAGCGGGTCAGGCCTTCCGCCACGTGGTCAGAATGGCGGACGGCGCGCTGCTGAACCGTTACTGGGATGACCGCGACACCCCGCGTGATGAATCCTGGCGCGAAGATGTGGAAACCGCCAAACTCTCGGGCCGTCCGGCCAGCGAAGTCTATCGCGACCTGCGCGCGGGCGCGGCGTCCGGCTGGGACTACTCCTCACGCTGGCTGCGCGACGCCGACCGTCTGGCGAGCATTCGCACCACGCACTTCCTGCCGGTAGATCTCAACGCATTCCTGTACAAGCTGGAAACGGCCATCGCCAATGTGGCCCAGCTGAAAGGCGATCCGCTGACCGCGACCGTGTTTCGTAAAAAAGCCATCGATCGTCGTGAGGCGGTGAACCGCTATCTGTGGGATGACGAGCTGGGCGCGTTTCGCGACTACGACTGGCGTCGTGGCCGTCTGGCGTCGTTCTCCGCCGCCTGCGTGGTGCCGCTCTATGTCGGAATGTCGAGCTATGCGCAGGCCGATCGTATCTCGGCGAATATCCGTGAGCGGTTGTTGTCGCCCGGCGGCATCCTGACCACCGAAGTGGAAACCGAACAGCAGTGGGATAAACCGAACGGCTGGGCGCCATTGCAGTGGATGTCCATTCAGGGCCTGAAAAACTACGGCGACGACGCGCTGGCGGACATTATCGCTAATAACTGGTTGCGTACGGTGAAACGATTCTACAACGAGAACCATAAGCTCATTGAGAAGTACCATATCGCTGATTACTCGCCGCGCCCCGGCGGCGGCGGCGAATACCCGTTGCAGGACGGCTTCGGCTGGACCAACGGCGTCACGCGCCGCCTGATTGCGCTGTACGGCGAGCCGTAAACGCGACGGTGTGCGTCAGTAAAATAAAGGGCAGCCTCATGGGCTGCCCTTTTTCATGGCGTCTTACGCTTAAAACGAGGCGCTGACGCCGATGTTATAGCGCGCCTGCTCGCCGCTGCTGAGCCCCGCCGTTTGCGACAGCGCCGCAAAGGCCGAAACGTTACTGCTTAGCGCGACGCTGGCGCCTGCGGTGATATCCATCCAGTTTTTGTCATCCTCGGCGCCGTCGCGGCTGAAGGTCAGCGCGGTCGATTTCAGCCCGCCCTGACCGCGCCAGACCGAATCGCCGAACTGATGACGATAATCGACCTGCGCGTAAGGTTTCACCGGGCCGATGTCGGCGTCAAGACGCCAGCCGATGCTGCCGATTTGCGAATGGAAATTCTGGTCGCGAAAACGCATCGCGGTGCTGTCATCGCCCGCTTCGCTGTACCCGTCCACATGACTGTAATCCCACGCGTACTGCACCACCGGGCCGGTTTTCAGCGCGTCGGTGACGGGGATATCCAGGCCCGCCGTCAGGCGCGCGCCCCAGAGTTTCGCGTCGGTTTCGCCCGTCTCGACGCGCGTCAGCGGCCCGAGTTCCACGCGACGCTGGATATTGCGGTACTCGCCTTTCAGCCAGTGCACATCCGCGTTGACCCAGCCCGGCCCGACATCGAATGCCGTAAAGAGCGCCGCCTGATAGCCGCGCGCGTCAAAGCTCAGATTATCGGTCGGACGCTGATCGTCCAGCGAACCGGCAATCAACGCACCGACCAGCCAGTTTTCGGTGATGCGGTAATCCGCGCCGAGCGTAAGATTATTGGTGTTCGCGCTGCCGTCGCCGGTTTGATTATCCGTATAGCGGGCGTACTCGCCGCTGTAGCCGCCGAACACACCCGCGCTGCCCTGCTCGCGATCCTCCATGCGGCGCTGCTGGTAACGGCTGTCGAGCGTGGCGCGGCTGTTCTGCACCTGCGCGGCCGTCGCCTTGTTCAGCAGCGCAACCTGCGCCGGCGCGGCCAGGATCGATTCGATGTAATCGGCGATAAGGCTGTGTACCTGCGGGCTCGGATGCAGGTGATCGGCAAACAGCCACGCCTGGCTTGCGTCAAAACCGGCGCTCGATGACGTACAGTCGGCGGCGGAAAGCCCCGGCGGACACGCCATGCCCGCGGTATTGGTGATACCGAACTGCGTCGGGTCGACGAGGATCTCGTTAAAGATTTTGTTGATATCGGCACGCACGATATTGCCGCCGCCGCTCGCGACCAGCGCCTGCTCTTCGGTGGCGTTATAGAGTGTGCTTAACGCCGACACGCGCTCCGCGAGGGTTTGATAGGCGGAATAGAGCCCGTCGGCCAGCGCCTGTTGCAGCGCAGGCAGCGCACTGACCTCGCCCGCTGCCGCGAGGAACGCGGCCCGGATGGCGTCCTGACGCGCCGCGAGCGTCGGCGTGGTGGCGCTGTTGAGCGAGGCAAACGCCGCCTGCAGCGCCGCGGTATTGCCGCCGGTGCCGAGCTGGATCACCGATTCGACCATTGTCGGCGTGGCGGAGACATCCGGCACCGTCGGCACAATCACTGTTCCCGCGCCCGCGTTCAGCAATGTGCGCACCTGAGACGCGGCCGCCGTGGCGCTGCCGCTGACAATAGACGTTGCCTGCAATGGGTTCAGCACCGCCGCGCCGAGATCGTTACCGCCGACCCAGTGAATATAGAGCCCGTTTTTGTCCGCCCGCCCGCCGGTCTGGCTGAGATAGCCCTGCACCTGATCCTGGGTATTGTCGTCACCGATGGCGGGCACGGCCACGCCCCCGCCTGCCGCGTAGTTCGTGCCGCCCTTGTCGGACGGGGAAAGCGTTACGCCATAGTGGCTGGCGAGGATTTCGTCATACAGCGGATAGCGGTCGCTGTCGAAGGTGTAGCGGCCATTGTTGCCGGTGTCGCTCAGGCTGTCGCCGAAGATATAGAGGTTATCCCAGGCGACGGCGGGTGCGGCTGCGCCACAGGCTAAACCCAGCGCCAGCGCAACCCGAACAGATAGACCAGAGAGTGGAAAAGACATACGCGCTCCTGCGTTTCACATGTTTCAGAGGTAAATTTCATAAATGAAGCGATGCGCTATTGAGTGTAGAGCGTTTCTGAAAGCGCACCGGGTTAACACCTGGAATTGAGAGCCTGCCAGAAAAAGATGACAGTTTGCCCTTTTCTCCCTGTTAGACTTTTAGCGGTGCGAAGGGTTAGGTAGAGGGTTCTGAATAACACTTAAAGGATGTTGTAACTAAAGTGATGTATCCGAAAAAAAACCCGGCAGGCGCCGGGTTCATTTCAGGCGTAATGGCCGTCAGCACAGCGGCGCGACAGCCTCGCGCATCCCTTTGGTGAGGATGGCGTCCAGATCGCGCGTCACCTGTTCCGCAAGCCCCGGCACCGCCGTCAGATCCTGCTCCCAGTGCTCGCCATCGGCCAGTACCACATCCACCAGTTCGCGCAGCGAAAGGGTTTTATCACCGAGCGCCGTCCAGAGCTGCTGGTAGCGCTCCAGCCAGTGTGCGTCATCCTGCAGCGGGTAGCTTTCGCCATTCCGCTCGCCGCGATAAAACGCAATCAACGCCGCCAGCGCGAACGTCAGGCGCGGCGGCAACGCGCCCTGCTGCGCCTGCCCTGCCAGCAACTGCGGCAGAATGCGGGTGCGGAATTTGGTCATGCCGTTAAGCGCAATCGACAGCAGCTGATGTTTGATATACGGGT
This window contains:
- a CDS encoding response regulator; amino-acid sequence: MNGHAFPAALDALPAALLFYDKDERLVAWNVQVSHFYPGIVGHLTPGATLSALAAEFVNTGFQTDSRSRDALIASLLANCRQDGHCEVRQLHARRLFIQHQRTADGGIISLHTDITALDSVQSTRQLLHDDFLLAAESIHIGIWDWQITTDVMHLNDAFLNLLGEPRGQLQHNSRFLLGLIHPEDRDLLKNAMQRASEHQMPVFECEIRVQHRSGNWLWMLLSGQIIALTVTGEIERLIGTLQDITRRKEAELISREAANAARAANEAKSAFLANMSHEIRTPMNGILGMTQLCLDTELDDEQREYLSLVMSSAQSLLHIIDDILDFSKIEAGKIVLHEEYVALRPFIQSLVRPLMPLASEKQIELLVDVDERVPEMMRVDVVRLRQVLTNLLSNALKFTPQGEILLAVAPGAQPDEWRFRVRDSGIGIPPEKQQVIFEAFSQADTSTTRRYGGTGLGLTISARLVAMMGGQLTVASEANQGSEFSFTLPLQSAAQTTPDVQPLTHFTGERVLVVDDNATNRRLMHAMLSQLGLNPVCVSGAAGALALLERDSDFPVIVLDAQMPEMDGISLALEISVLPQASRSKIIMLSSMSRDLDLSTLRRTGIAWYLNKPVDQQELARALGEALRPDPATPAPVAPAPAPVLAESAPMRILLAEDNPVNQLLAVRLLEKLGHECVTVDNGLLALDQWRQGGWDILLMDLQMPVMDGEAAIRALRQEEAQRGGHQAAIVMTAHAMQGDKERCLAMGFDGYLSKPVALVALADELSRFSPATLPPPPDGLPDSAQLLAAFDGDLGLLKELLGLFSEGFDELAGLLDAALATGDGQQAHRLAHKLRGEAATFGFEGLTTLLQEIESQEPDASAAQREAWRQALATQQRRVREFLIQLLEG
- a CDS encoding glycoside hydrolase family 2 protein, translating into MKQLACAVCLLTSGAGYASPTPSVPVPVSWSLAGDWRAHDGNDAAFVGQQGPVRDWRTLRVPSNWYTQGLDHQGVLWYRHEFTLPPLPADTMATLQFDGVDYYADAWLNRQPLGKHEGYFQRFAYDISDKLQRHNRLAVRVDSPFEDPKTIWPLHKTMVKGVLNQHDTRPGGAWSPRGQDANSGGIWAPVRLHLSRGVTVDNLILRPDWQQGLDKPQLRVELVYRATTAREVDLVLRARPANFAGEHFKQQQKVRLEATGTTPQRLTFTLPMERARLWWPKGYGFPHLYRVSATFSDDQGVMEQIASRTGLRQIVEQPDNQGWVLNGKRIFIKGSNYIGSPWLSEMDEKKYRRDIQLVLDMNANAIRVHGHVAGRPLYRMADEMGLMIWQDVPLQWGYNDSEAFAENAARQSLEMTEQIGNSPAIIAWGGHNEPPWNSPWMEKRFPDWNNNLNRVLTERVADALAKDDSRIVHRYSAVEEHYWQGWYFGVMTDVLQPAKTGIITEFGAQALPKLSTLNTIIPADKRWPASTKADDPDWTVWKYHNFQPFQTFGFAKIPRGENMEQFIHNTQKYQADLVGLAAESYRRQRYQPVTALFHFMFVETWPSINWGVVDYLRQPKAGYYALQRAYQPLLPSIEPVTLNWRAGTPGVIKLWTVNDSFSACDGCTLRWRVKTPGVTGQQESKPMTIPPDSGRQVAQLTFTPTAPGALRIEYEILDAQGKMVGRNFYETTVAP
- a CDS encoding alpha,alpha-trehalase is translated as MFQQTTRLPFTEELAEKVRMDPESGELIPDTRDVEPQPETIEGMPAPDALTPADRYLELFEHVQASRIFADSKTFPDCAPKMSPLTILMNYRQARRQPGFDLRRFVEEHFYFPVINTNPYVSDPNRTLTEHIDNLWPILTRQPHEHLENSSLLPLPQAYIVPGGRFTETYYWDSYFTMLGLAESGRHDMLRCMADNFAWMIENYGHIPNGNRTYYLSRSQPPVFALMVELFEEDGVRGARRYLDHLLMEYAFWMDGAENLEAGQAFRHVVRMADGALLNRYWDDRDTPRDESWREDVETAKLSGRPASEVYRDLRAGAASGWDYSSRWLRDADRLASIRTTHFLPVDLNAFLYKLETAIANVAQLKGDPLTATVFRKKAIDRREAVNRYLWDDELGAFRDYDWRRGRLASFSAACVVPLYVGMSSYAQADRISANIRERLLSPGGILTTEVETEQQWDKPNGWAPLQWMSIQGLKNYGDDALADIIANNWLRTVKRFYNENHKLIEKYHIADYSPRPGGGGEYPLQDGFGWTNGVTRRLIALYGEP
- a CDS encoding autotransporter domain-containing esterase, with product MSFPLSGLSVRVALALGLACGAAAPAVAWDNLYIFGDSLSDTGNNGRYTFDSDRYPLYDEILASHYGVTLSPSDKGGTNYAAGGGVAVPAIGDDNTQDQVQGYLSQTGGRADKNGLYIHWVGGNDLGAAVLNPLQATSIVSGSATAAASQVRTLLNAGAGTVIVPTVPDVSATPTMVESVIQLGTGGNTAALQAAFASLNSATTPTLAARQDAIRAAFLAAAGEVSALPALQQALADGLYSAYQTLAERVSALSTLYNATEEQALVASGGGNIVRADINKIFNEILVDPTQFGITNTAGMACPPGLSAADCTSSSAGFDASQAWLFADHLHPSPQVHSLIADYIESILAAPAQVALLNKATAAQVQNSRATLDSRYQQRRMEDREQGSAGVFGGYSGEYARYTDNQTGDGSANTNNLTLGADYRITENWLVGALIAGSLDDQRPTDNLSFDARGYQAALFTAFDVGPGWVNADVHWLKGEYRNIQRRVELGPLTRVETGETDAKLWGARLTAGLDIPVTDALKTGPVVQYAWDYSHVDGYSEAGDDSTAMRFRDQNFHSQIGSIGWRLDADIGPVKPYAQVDYRHQFGDSVWRGQGGLKSTALTFSRDGAEDDKNWMDITAGASVALSSNVSAFAALSQTAGLSSGEQARYNIGVSASF